A genomic stretch from Megalobrama amblycephala isolate DHTTF-2021 linkage group LG22, ASM1881202v1, whole genome shotgun sequence includes:
- the LOC125258515 gene encoding phototropin-2-like isoform X3 produces MKCCTLWREISACLQYEVWRRMSKAHRGGRGASRSRRASSSQTAGQEVWRPGSDDRHQDPLPDPTQTLSQELPGYLTPLPSESVFVSTGQDHWRRKWQSGSQQSPDDGRPSTPFKRPATWSHRDSSAGSRGTYSVCWRRSGDGSESPNEQGSCGKRCLSRCDSLEEWMNPPLPGQVPVEPTVTLESWRQQRLAMESPPVKKSSTEKPTERRKRKGFRSFLKMLWKAMKSPFSCCCHSSAGDVVEPFVPPADLESSPDPEPSPDHSRVKTKKESFESLFNVGEMIGSGGFGRVYEGRHKFDGKKVAIKRIRKTDNNRYLDIPGHPEPLVTEVALLLMMRREPISPYVIQLYNWFEHPRKFTLVMEFPEPCESLLDFIIRHPQLDETTARVIMRQAVLAVQHCIERGVFHNDVHVQNFLLKKNTFELKLIDFGCGQLFSSDGYESNVYLGLPDYCPPEVLTEPRFHAVAANVWALGVLLYEMVNTCSPFRDGMGIVQAKVTFRNSNLSKGNNMLAVLGGGLELET; encoded by the exons ATGAAGTGCTGCACGCTTTGGAGAGAGATCTCTGCTTGTTTACAatatgagg tttggAGGAGGATGTCGAAGGCTCACAGGGGTGGAAGAGGAG CCTCCAGATCCAGGAGAGCTTCTTCCTCTCAGACGGCCGGTCAGGAGGTTTGGAGACCCGGTTCTGATGACCGCCATCAGGATCCGCTGCCAGACCCGACCCAGACACTGAGCCAGGAGCTACCTGGATATTTAACTCCTCTGCCCTCGGAGTCTGTTTTTGTGTCCACAGGTCAGGATCACTGGAGGAGGAAGTGGCAGAGCGGCAGCCAGCAGAGCCCAGATGACGGACGTCCATCCACTCCATTTAAAAGACCTGCTACATGGTCTCACAGAG ATTCCTCAGCGGGCAGCAGAGGCACGTACAGCGTCTGTTGGAGGAGGAGCGGTGATGGATCGGAGAGCCCAAACGAACAGGGCAGTTGTGGCAAACGCTGTTTGTCCAGGTGCGACAGCCTCGAAGAGTGGATGAACCCTCCGCTGCCAGGTCAAGTTCCTGTCGAGCCAACAGTGACTTTAGAGAGTTGGAGACAGCAGAGGCTTGCCATGGAGTCTCCTCCTGTGAAGAAGAGCTCAACAG aAAAACCTACagaaaggaggaagaggaaaggATTTCGATCTTTCTTGAAGATGCTGTGGAAGGCCATGAAGAGTCCTTTCAGCTGCTGTTGCCACAGTAGTGCTGGGGATGTTGTGGAGCCTTTTGTCCCTCCAGCAGATCTGGAGTCGTCACCTGATCCTGAGCCGTCACCTGATCACTCCAGAGTCAAGACAAAGAAAG aGTCCTTTGAGTCTCTCTTTAACGTGGGAGAGATGATTGGATCCGGAGGATTTGGCAGGGTGTACGAGGGGAGACACAAATTTGATGGCAAAAAG GTTGCCATCAAGCGGATTCGCAAGACTGACAACAACCGTTATCTTGATATT CCTGGGCATCCCGAACCTCTCGTTACAGAAGTGgcgctgctgctgatgatgaggCGAGAACCCATCAGCCCCTACGTCATACAACTATACAATTGGTTTGAACATCCTCGAAAGTTCACTCTGGTTATGGAGTTCCCTGAACCCTGCGAGAGCTTGCTGGACTTCATCATTCGTCATCCTCAACTGGACGAAACAACAGCACGGGTCATCATGCGACAGGCTGTGCTGGCAGTACAACACTGCATTGAGCGTGGCGTTTTTCATAATGATGTTCATGTGCAGAACTTCCTGTTGAAGAAGAACACGTTCGAGCTCAAGCTGATAGACTTTGGCTGCGGTCAGCTGTTTAGTAGCGATGGCTACGAGAGCAACGTATACCTCG GATTACCGGATTACTGCCCACCTGAAGTCCTCACAGAACCGAGATTCCACGCCGTCGCAGCGAACGTCTGGGCTCTAGGAGTGTTGTTGTACGAGATGGTGAACACGTGTTCTCCTTTTAGGGATGGAATGGGAATCGTACAAGCTAAAGTTACATTTCGGAACTCCAACTTATCCAAAG
- the LOC125258515 gene encoding aurora kinase A-like isoform X2, which yields MKCCTLWREISACLQYEVWRRMSKAHRGGRGASRSRRASSSQTAGQEVWRPGSDDRHQDPLPDPTQTLSQELPGYLTPLPSESVFVSTGQDHWRRKWQSGSQQSPDDGRPSTPFKRPATWSHRDSSAGSRGTYSVCWRRSGDGSESPNEQGSCGKRCLSRCDSLEEWMNPPLPGQVPVEPTVTLESWRQQRLAMESPPVKKSSTEKPTERRKRKGFRSFLKMLWKAMKSPFSCCCHSSAGDVVEPFVPPADLESSPDPEPSPDHSRVKTKKESFESLFNVGEMIGSGGFGRVYEGRHKFDGKKVAIKRIRKTDNNRYLDIPGHPEPLVTEVALLLMMRREPISPYVIQLYNWFEHPRKFTLVMEFPEPCESLLDFIIRHPQLDETTARVIMRQAVLAVQHCIERGVFHNDVHVQNFLLKKNTFELKLIDFGCGQLFSSDGYESNVYLGLPDYCPPEVLTEPRFHAVAANVWALGVLLYEMVNTCSPFRDGMGIVQAKVTFRNSNLSKECRDLISQCLTRDPTKRPTLEQMLQDKWIRNDLDWRSSGDSPHQ from the exons ATGAAGTGCTGCACGCTTTGGAGAGAGATCTCTGCTTGTTTACAatatgagg tttggAGGAGGATGTCGAAGGCTCACAGGGGTGGAAGAGGAG CCTCCAGATCCAGGAGAGCTTCTTCCTCTCAGACGGCCGGTCAGGAGGTTTGGAGACCCGGTTCTGATGACCGCCATCAGGATCCGCTGCCAGACCCGACCCAGACACTGAGCCAGGAGCTACCTGGATATTTAACTCCTCTGCCCTCGGAGTCTGTTTTTGTGTCCACAGGTCAGGATCACTGGAGGAGGAAGTGGCAGAGCGGCAGCCAGCAGAGCCCAGATGACGGACGTCCATCCACTCCATTTAAAAGACCTGCTACATGGTCTCACAGAG ATTCCTCAGCGGGCAGCAGAGGCACGTACAGCGTCTGTTGGAGGAGGAGCGGTGATGGATCGGAGAGCCCAAACGAACAGGGCAGTTGTGGCAAACGCTGTTTGTCCAGGTGCGACAGCCTCGAAGAGTGGATGAACCCTCCGCTGCCAGGTCAAGTTCCTGTCGAGCCAACAGTGACTTTAGAGAGTTGGAGACAGCAGAGGCTTGCCATGGAGTCTCCTCCTGTGAAGAAGAGCTCAACAG aAAAACCTACagaaaggaggaagaggaaaggATTTCGATCTTTCTTGAAGATGCTGTGGAAGGCCATGAAGAGTCCTTTCAGCTGCTGTTGCCACAGTAGTGCTGGGGATGTTGTGGAGCCTTTTGTCCCTCCAGCAGATCTGGAGTCGTCACCTGATCCTGAGCCGTCACCTGATCACTCCAGAGTCAAGACAAAGAAAG aGTCCTTTGAGTCTCTCTTTAACGTGGGAGAGATGATTGGATCCGGAGGATTTGGCAGGGTGTACGAGGGGAGACACAAATTTGATGGCAAAAAG GTTGCCATCAAGCGGATTCGCAAGACTGACAACAACCGTTATCTTGATATT CCTGGGCATCCCGAACCTCTCGTTACAGAAGTGgcgctgctgctgatgatgaggCGAGAACCCATCAGCCCCTACGTCATACAACTATACAATTGGTTTGAACATCCTCGAAAGTTCACTCTGGTTATGGAGTTCCCTGAACCCTGCGAGAGCTTGCTGGACTTCATCATTCGTCATCCTCAACTGGACGAAACAACAGCACGGGTCATCATGCGACAGGCTGTGCTGGCAGTACAACACTGCATTGAGCGTGGCGTTTTTCATAATGATGTTCATGTGCAGAACTTCCTGTTGAAGAAGAACACGTTCGAGCTCAAGCTGATAGACTTTGGCTGCGGTCAGCTGTTTAGTAGCGATGGCTACGAGAGCAACGTATACCTCG GATTACCGGATTACTGCCCACCTGAAGTCCTCACAGAACCGAGATTCCACGCCGTCGCAGCGAACGTCTGGGCTCTAGGAGTGTTGTTGTACGAGATGGTGAACACGTGTTCTCCTTTTAGGGATGGAATGGGAATCGTACAAGCTAAAGTTACATTTCGGAACTCCAACTTATCCAAAG AATGCAGAGATCTGATTAGCCAGTGCCTAACCCGGGATCCAACTAAACGGCCGACATTAGAGCAGATGTTACAAGATAAGTGGATTAGAAATGATCTAGATTGGAGAAGCTCAGGAGATTCACCCCATCAGTGA
- the LOC125258515 gene encoding aurora kinase A-like isoform X1 yields the protein MKCCTLWREISACLQYEVWRRMSKAHRGGRGASRSRRASSSQTAGQEVWRPGSDDRHQDPLPDPTQTLSQELPGYLTPLPSESVFVSTGQDHWRRKWQSGSQQSPDDGRPSTPFKRPATWSHRDSSAGSRGTYSVCWRRSGDGSESPNEQGSCGKRCLSRCDSLEEWMNPPLPGQVPVEPTVTLESWRQQRLAMESPPVKKSSTEKPTERRKRKGFRSFLKMLWKAMKSPFSCCCHSSAGDVVEPFVPPADLESSPDPEPSPDHSRVKTKKESFESLFNVGEMIGSGGFGRVYEGRHKFDGKKVAIKRIRKTDNNRYLDIPGHPEPLVTEVALLLMMRREPISPYVIQLYNWFEHPRKFTLVMEFPEPCESLLDFIIRHPQLDETTARVIMRQAVLAVQHCIERGVFHNDVHVQNFLLKKNTFELKLIDFGCGQLFSSDGYESNVYLGLPDYCPPEVLTEPRFHAVAANVWALGVLLYEMVNTCSPFRDGMGIVQAKVTFRNSNLSKECRDLISQCLTRDPTKRPTLEQMLQDKWIRNDLDWRSSGNNMLAVLGGGLELET from the exons ATGAAGTGCTGCACGCTTTGGAGAGAGATCTCTGCTTGTTTACAatatgagg tttggAGGAGGATGTCGAAGGCTCACAGGGGTGGAAGAGGAG CCTCCAGATCCAGGAGAGCTTCTTCCTCTCAGACGGCCGGTCAGGAGGTTTGGAGACCCGGTTCTGATGACCGCCATCAGGATCCGCTGCCAGACCCGACCCAGACACTGAGCCAGGAGCTACCTGGATATTTAACTCCTCTGCCCTCGGAGTCTGTTTTTGTGTCCACAGGTCAGGATCACTGGAGGAGGAAGTGGCAGAGCGGCAGCCAGCAGAGCCCAGATGACGGACGTCCATCCACTCCATTTAAAAGACCTGCTACATGGTCTCACAGAG ATTCCTCAGCGGGCAGCAGAGGCACGTACAGCGTCTGTTGGAGGAGGAGCGGTGATGGATCGGAGAGCCCAAACGAACAGGGCAGTTGTGGCAAACGCTGTTTGTCCAGGTGCGACAGCCTCGAAGAGTGGATGAACCCTCCGCTGCCAGGTCAAGTTCCTGTCGAGCCAACAGTGACTTTAGAGAGTTGGAGACAGCAGAGGCTTGCCATGGAGTCTCCTCCTGTGAAGAAGAGCTCAACAG aAAAACCTACagaaaggaggaagaggaaaggATTTCGATCTTTCTTGAAGATGCTGTGGAAGGCCATGAAGAGTCCTTTCAGCTGCTGTTGCCACAGTAGTGCTGGGGATGTTGTGGAGCCTTTTGTCCCTCCAGCAGATCTGGAGTCGTCACCTGATCCTGAGCCGTCACCTGATCACTCCAGAGTCAAGACAAAGAAAG aGTCCTTTGAGTCTCTCTTTAACGTGGGAGAGATGATTGGATCCGGAGGATTTGGCAGGGTGTACGAGGGGAGACACAAATTTGATGGCAAAAAG GTTGCCATCAAGCGGATTCGCAAGACTGACAACAACCGTTATCTTGATATT CCTGGGCATCCCGAACCTCTCGTTACAGAAGTGgcgctgctgctgatgatgaggCGAGAACCCATCAGCCCCTACGTCATACAACTATACAATTGGTTTGAACATCCTCGAAAGTTCACTCTGGTTATGGAGTTCCCTGAACCCTGCGAGAGCTTGCTGGACTTCATCATTCGTCATCCTCAACTGGACGAAACAACAGCACGGGTCATCATGCGACAGGCTGTGCTGGCAGTACAACACTGCATTGAGCGTGGCGTTTTTCATAATGATGTTCATGTGCAGAACTTCCTGTTGAAGAAGAACACGTTCGAGCTCAAGCTGATAGACTTTGGCTGCGGTCAGCTGTTTAGTAGCGATGGCTACGAGAGCAACGTATACCTCG GATTACCGGATTACTGCCCACCTGAAGTCCTCACAGAACCGAGATTCCACGCCGTCGCAGCGAACGTCTGGGCTCTAGGAGTGTTGTTGTACGAGATGGTGAACACGTGTTCTCCTTTTAGGGATGGAATGGGAATCGTACAAGCTAAAGTTACATTTCGGAACTCCAACTTATCCAAAG AATGCAGAGATCTGATTAGCCAGTGCCTAACCCGGGATCCAACTAAACGGCCGACATTAGAGCAGATGTTACAAGATAAGTGGATTAGAAATGATCTAGATTGGAGAAGCTCAG